TTCCCAGGGATCAACCTTTTTCTGAACCATGTCCAGCATGTTTTTGGCGAATCCATTATTAATGACCCGGCAGCGCACCCCAGTGAGGTTGTCAGTTACGATGGTATCCTCTTCTGTTTTATCGACCAGATATTGCTTCACATGGAGAGGGACCGGCGCTTCCTGAGTGACGATGAAGCGGCTGCCCATGGATATGCCCTCGGCACCAAGAGCTAAAGCCGCGACCATTCCCCGGGCATTCCCAATCCCACCTGCGGCTATGATAGGGATTTTGACCTTGCTGGCCACAATCGGTATGAGGACCAAAGTGGATACAAATCCCGTATGGCCGCCGCCTTCCGTCCCCTGGACGATCACTGCGTCTGCTCCGTCCTTTTCGGCCCGCAGCGCATGTTTTAATGACCCCATGGTCGGCATATTGATAATCCCGTGAGGTTTGGTCCGCTCGATAATCTTTTTGGGATTTCCTTTGCCGTAACTCGCCACGGGTACTTTTTCTTCGATGATGACATCCAATAATTCCTCAATGCGGGGATTGTCGGGCATGAAGTTCACCCCGAAAGGTTTA
This region of Deltaproteobacteria bacterium genomic DNA includes:
- a CDS encoding nitronate monooxygenase — encoded protein: MKTRITDLLGIKQPIIQGAMSWVSFPPLVAAVSNAGGLGILGAAFMSPEELRQNIRKIKGATDKPFGVNFMPDNPRIEELLDVIIEEKVPVASYGKGNPKKIIERTKPHGIINMPTMGSLKHALRAEKDGADAVIVQGTEGGGHTGFVSTLVLIPIVASKVKIPIIAAGGIGNARGMVAALALGAEGISMGSRFIVTQEAPVPLHVKQYLVDKTEEDTIVTDNLTGVRCRVINNGFAKNMLDMVQKKVDPWE